In Rhododendron vialii isolate Sample 1 chromosome 9a, ASM3025357v1, the following are encoded in one genomic region:
- the LOC131300265 gene encoding late embryogenesis abundant protein At1g64065-like: protein MKKTHKCLLYIVIGIILQTAIILIFVLTFMRARTPKLRFGSVSVQTLTTNSSTSSPSFTMKLNTQITVKNTNFGKFKFGDSTATMYYKGIPIGEAAIGKGKAKARSTKKVDVSVSLSSNKVTSGNLNLASDLNSGKLRLTSQGTLKGKVHLLKVIRRKKTAEMNCYMDVNTKTKAVENLHCK from the coding sequence ATGAAGAAAACCCACAAATGCCTGTTGTACATAGTAATCGGAATCATTCTCCAAACAGCTATCATTCTCATCTTCGTCCTGACTTTCATGCGGGCTCGGACCCCGAAACTCCGGTTCGGCTCAGTCTCTGTCCAAACTCTCACCACCAACTCCTCTACTTCCTCCCCTTCCTTCACCATGAAACTAAACACCCAAATTACAGTAAAAAACACCAACTTCGGCAAATTCAAATTCGGCGATTCCACCGCCACGATGTATTACAAAGGAATCCCCATCGGCGAAGCTGCTATCGGTAAAGGGAAAGCGAAGGCTCGGTCGACCAAGAAAGTGGATGTCAGTGTGAGTTTGAGCTCGAATAAGGTGACATCGGGGAATTTGAATTTGGCGAGTGATTTGAATTCCGGGAAATTGAGGTTGACTAGTCAAGGTACGTTGAAAGGGAAGGTGCATTTGTTGAAGGTGATTAGGAGGAAGAAAACTGCGGAAATGAATTGCTACATGGATGTTAATACCAAGACAAAGGCGGTTGAGAATTTGCATTGCAAGTGA